In Nicotiana tabacum cultivar K326 chromosome 11, ASM71507v2, whole genome shotgun sequence, a single window of DNA contains:
- the LOC107780554 gene encoding tRNA (guanine(9)-N1)-methyltransferase — protein MAGEEEVEVKQQPCPPPLLSKNAQKKLIKQQRYEAKKAEKKALLKEQKKKEAERKRIEWEDKLAAATEEEKQQLIESKLSLRKERMDQRTEEKGKKMQRLTEAKQNGQNVVIDLEFGHLMNASELHSLVQQIMYCYAVNARCNSPAHLWLTGCQGEMQDQLQRLPGFDKWIIEKENRPYIDAFQDQKERLVYLTADSETTLDVLDPNHIYIIGGLVDRNRWKGLTMKKAEDQGIQTAKLPIGTYLKMSSSQVLTVNQVVEILLKYLETGDWKTSFFDVIPQRKRCEAESEEGDNDIERVEKNEGKDDHLFKRHDIEREEETEGKDDHELKRQCIES, from the exons ATGGCAGGTGAGGAAGAAGTCGAAGTGAAGCAGCAGCCATGTCCACCACCACTACTCTCCAAGAACGCACAGAAGAAACTGATTAAGCAGCAGCGATACGAGGCCAAAAAGGCGGAGAAAAAGGCACTTCTGAAAGAGCAGAAGAAGAAAGAAGCTGAACGCAAGCGTATAGAATGGGAGGACAAGTTGGCCGCCGCTACCGAAGAGGAGAAGCAACAGTTGATAGAGTCCAAATTGTCTCTCAGGAAAGAGAGAATGGACCAACGAacagaagaaaaaggaaagaagatgcAGAGGCTCACTGAAGCTAAACAAAATGGGCAAAATGTAGTTATTGATCTCGAGTTTGGTCATCTCATGAACGCCAGTGAGCTCCATAGCCTCGTCCAAcag ATCATGTACTGTTATGCCGTGAATGCAAGATGTAATTCTCCTGCTCACCTTTGGTTGACTGGCTGTCAAGGAGAAATGCAAGATCAGCTGCAGAGACTACCAGGATTTGACAAGTGGATAATTGAGAAGGAGAATCGGCCTTATATTGATGCATTCCAAGATCAGAAGGAACGCCTTGTGTATCTTACTGCAGACTCTGAAACAACGCTAGACGTCCTTGATCCAAACCATATATATATCATTGGTGGGTTGGTGGATAGGAATCGGTGGAAAGGGCTAACCATGAAAAAAGCAGAAGACCAAGGGATTCAAACAGCTAAACTCCCAATAGGAACTTACCTAAAGATGTCTAGTTCCCAG GTCCTTACCGTCAATCAAGTGGTAGAGATACTTCTGAAATACTTGGAGACAGGAGACTGGAAAACTTCATTCTTTGACGTGATTCCACAAAGGAAAAGATGTGAGGCTGAATCCGAAGAGGGTGATAATGATATTGAACGGGTAGAAAAGAATGAAGGGAAAGATGATCACCTGTTTAAAAGACATGATATTGAACGGGAAGAAGAGACTGAAGGGAAAGATGATCACGAGTTGAAAAGACAGTGCATTGAGAGTTGA
- the LOC107764575 gene encoding nuclear transcription factor Y subunit B-6 → MDNLGGGNGNGGFHGYRRFPQPTAATEMSMGLSAHLNQATAANTNNNATNNSEQDSECTIREQDRFMPIANVIRIMRRILPPHAKISDDSKETIQECVSEFISFITGEANERCQREQRKTITAEDVLWAMSKLGFDDYIEPLTLYLHRYREFDGGERGSLRGEPLLMKRPMIDPGSASMTTMAPYQLPPFPMAHHHGYFAYPPPTGKGYMQMDASNGSSSHGAVATVENDVESLAEGGKE, encoded by the exons ATGGATAATCTTGGGGGAGGAAATGGTAATGGAGGATTTCATGGCTACCGCAGATTCCCTCAACCAACCGCTG CTACGGAGATGAGCATGGGACTGTCTGCTCATCTCAACCAGGCCACTGCTGCCAATACAAACAATAATGCCACCAACAACTCAGAACAAGATTCTGAATGCACCATTCGGGAACAAGACCGATTCATGCCAATAGCAAACGTGATCAGAATCATGCGCAGGATCCTTCCTCCGCATGCCAAGATATCGGATGACTCTAAAGAGACCATCCAAGAATGTGTGTCTGAGTTCATAAGCTTCATCACGGGTGAAGCCAACGAGCGTTGCCAGCGTGAGCAGCGGAAGACCATCACTGCTGAGGACGTTCTTTGGGCCATGAGCAAGCTTGGTTTTGATGACTACATTGAACCCTTGACTTTATACTTGCATCGTTATCGTGAGTTTGATGGTGGTGAGCGTGGATCTTTGAGAGGGGAGCCTTTGCTGATGAAGCGGCCAATGATTGATCCTGGTTCAGCCAGCATGACGACCATGGCACCCTATCAGCTGCCTCCTTTTCCAATGGCTCATCACCATGGATACTTTGCGTATCCACCACCGACGGGGAAAGGTTATATGCAGATGGATGCATCAAATGGAAGCTCTTCTCATGGTGCAGTGGCTACTGTGGAAAATGATGTTGAGTCTCTTGCGGAGGGGGGTAAGGAGTAA